From Rutidosis leptorrhynchoides isolate AG116_Rl617_1_P2 chromosome 3, CSIRO_AGI_Rlap_v1, whole genome shotgun sequence, a single genomic window includes:
- the LOC139899888 gene encoding uncharacterized mitochondrial protein AtMg00810-like, giving the protein MWLFRHKYNANGTLSRYKARVVANGRCQQIEIDRDETFSPVVQPATIPSWISAQNTLTIWCDSSLFIYRRGSHIAYLLLYVADIILTTSSTDFLWRVIQSLHREFSMIDLGPLNYFLGISATRNSTVMFLSQRKYATEILEYACMLHCNPSRTVVDTNSKLGEDGPAITNPTLYCSLEGTLQYLTFTRPDTSYVVQQVCLFMHDPRGPHFSVLKRILRYVRGTLNLVLDYILLRQLLLWIIQISIGRSAPLFAGLHLDIVFSLEIKPALLVL; this is encoded by the exons ATGTGGCTCTTTCGGCACAAATATAACGCAAATGGTACTTTGAGTCGCTACAAAGCGCGTGTTGTAGCTAATGGTCGTTGTCAGCAGATTGAGATTGACCGTGATGAGACATTTAGCCCGGTTGTTCAGCCAGCTACTATTC CCTCCTGGATTTCGGCCCAGAACACCCTGACTAT TTGGTGCGACTCATCTTTGTTTATCTATCGTCGAGGCTCACACATTGCTTACTTGCTGCTTTATGTTGCTGATATTATTCTAACAACTTCATCTACAGATTTTCTTTGGCGGGTCATACAATCTCTTCATCGAGAGTTTTCTATGATAGATTTGGGTCCGTTAAATTATTTCTTGGGGATCTCTGCGACTCGCAATTCTACTGTGATGTTTCTCTCACAGAGGAAGTACGCTACTGAGATTCTTGAGTATGCTTGTATGCTTCATTGTAACCCCAGTAGGACTGTTGTTGACACTAACTCTAAGCTTGGGGAAGATGGTCCTGCTATTACAAACCCTACTTTGTATTGTAGTCTTGAAGGTACTCTACAATACCTCACTTTTACTCGCCCGGACACCTCATATGTGGTTCAACAGGTTTGTCTGTTTATGCATGATCCTCGAGGGCCTCATTTCTCTGTACTTAAGAGGATTCTTCGTTATGTTCGTGGGACGCTTAATCTAGTCTTGGACTACATTCTTCTTCGCCAGCTTCTCTTATGGATTATTCAGATATCGATTGGGCGGAGTGCCCCTCTATTCGCAGGTCTACATCTGGATATTGTGTTTTCCTTGGAAATAAAACCTGCTCTCTTGGTCTTGTAA
- the LOC139899887 gene encoding nifU-like protein 4, mitochondrial: MSDMKVEVLNSSYVTNMRMRDHGMGRNCRRSVRDGRLSCSGRWCRNRIGGKDVKEMGNHIKCLNPKRKRFENRCILTLYWTWQRRSMFIQTQSTPNLQSLMFYPGKPVMEVGSADFPNARTAMNSPLAKALFGIDGVTRVFFGSNFVTVTKSDDTSSWDFLKPEIFAAIIDFYSSGKSLFLHSSTAAALDTAIHQDDSETVAMIKQLLETRIRPAVQDDSGDIEYIGFDPESGIVKLKMQGACSGCPSSSGTLKSGIENMLMHYVPEVSGNKRKWNGNYDRGNQQ, encoded by the exons ATGAGTGATATGAAGGTTGAGGTGTTGAACAGTTCGTATGTTACCAATATGAGAATGAGAGATCATGGGATGGGTAGGAACTGTAGAAGGAGCGTAAGAGATGGTAGGCTGAGTTGTAGTGGAAGGTGGTGTAGAAATAG AATAGGAGGGAAGGATGTCAAGGAGATGGGCAACCATATTAAGTGCCTCAACCCAAAACGAAAGAG ATTTGAAAATCGGTGTATACTGACATTATATTGGACATGGCAGAGGAGGAGCATGTTTATACAAACGCAATCAACTCCTAATCTTCAATCGTTGATGTTCTATCCTGGTAAGCCTGTTATGGAAGTTGGGAGTGCGGACTTCCCAAATGCCCGTACGGCTATGAATTCACCACTTGCAAAGGCCCTCTTTGGAATTGATG GAGTTACTCGTGTGTTCTTTGGTTCAAATTTTGTAACTGTGACAAAGTCAGACGATACTAGTAGCTGGGATTTCTTAAAACCTGAAATATTTGCAGCAATTATCGACTTTTATTCATCTGGGAAGTCACTTTTTCTGCATTCGAGTACTGCAGCTGCTTTGGATACTGCTATTCATCAA GATGACTCGGAAACTGTTGCCATGATTAAACAACTGTTGGAAACACGTATTCGACCTGCTGTGCAGGATGACAGTGGGGATATAGAGTACATTGGATTTGATCC AGAATCTGGAATTGTGAAGTTAAAAATGCAAGGAGCCTGTAGTGGGTGCCCCAGCTCATCTGGCACTTTGAAATCAGGCATCGAAAATATGCTGATGCATTATGTTCCAGAG